The sequence CGCTTTCCGCCTGAATGAACGCCCCTCCCATTTTCGGCAGATGTGCCGAGAGGTACTCCGGTATATCGTTCTGGGGCGTGATGGGGTAGCCGAAATAGAACTTGACTCCGGCGTCCAGCGCGCCCATGGCGATGGCCTCGTTTCCCTTGATGAGGTCTTTTTCCATATTCGTTGCCGGTTGTTGAGCCGTTACTGTCACTTGAACACCTCAATAGCGATATCGGGACACATCTGTGCGCACAGGGCGCAGCCGGTACATTCGGACGAATTGTCGATATACTGGGCGGTAAAGTATCCCTGACTGTTGGTTTTCTTGCCGATAGCGATGAGCGATCGCGGGCACGCGTCGGTGCACAGGCCGCATCCCTTGCATAACTCAGCGTCGATGATGACTTTGGGCATTGTCAGAGTTTTCCGTTAAATAAATGGTGGTGTTACGGGTATCCGGTGCCGATTTCCGGTGTGAAGTCGGAGAATTCATCTCTGGATACAATGTCTTCTATGGCCTCCTCGGCCTCCTCTTGAGTATCGAACCATTTGATGCGGATGCTGATGGCGTCGTCCTCCACCTTTTTGGTGTATGCGCCGTATCCCAGGGCCTTGAGGGATTTTTCCAGATCCTGGGCCTTGACCGGATCGGTGGTTGCGAAGACACGGATGTAGTATTTCAGATCCGGATCATCGCCCGCGCCGCCTGTGGGGAGCGATGCGATGTCCTCAAGCCCCCCGGTTTCCGGACTGCCTGATTCGTCGCCGGGACCCACGCCGCCGGTCAGCTCCTCCTCCACCATCCCATCGTCGGGATCACCCCCCAGGGTGTCGTAGAATGTCATCTCCGGCTCGTCCCCTTCCGGGTGTATCTCATCTTCGGTGAGGGGCGTAATGGGAATGATGTCACCCTCGCCGGTATCATCCGTCAGGGCGACCCCCCCCCTCAGGGCGGTGGATCGACCGGTGATGTATCCCAGGGAGAACAGCAGCACGGAGATAACAATGCACACCACAACCAAAAGCGCCACATGCCTGGGCTCCATGGAAAAATCATAGGTGTCCCTTACCCTGCGGTAATCTCTCATTCCCTTGGTGTCTTCCTCTTCGTCGGGAAAGTATCGCATATAATACCCCCTGTCACAGTACGTCGATATACATTGTGTTGTGTATGATCGGCATCCTCACATTTTTTCCGGGGCGGATATCCCCAAAAGTCCCAGCCCCCGGGCCACAACGGTCTTGATCATCCCGCCCAGGGCCAGGCGCCCCCGGGTGAGGGGGAGGTTCTCGGTGATGACCCGGTGGTGGTTGTAGTAGCTGTGAAAGAGCGAGGCCAAGTCGAAGAGGAAAAATGTGATCTTGTGAGGGGCCAGATCACGGGCCGCCTCCTCCACCAGGTCGGGAAAATAGAGAATTTTCTTGATAAGGGCGATTTCCTCCGGCAGCACAAGCCGGGCCAAGTCGTCATCCGAACATTCGTCCGTGGAGATATCCTGCTCGTTTGCCTGACGAAGTATGGAACAGATACGGGCATGGGAGTACTGGACGTAGAAAACAGGATTTTCCTGAGACCTGGTGGTGGCCAGGTCCAGGTCGAAATCGAAGTGGGCGTCGTAGCTGCGCATGAGCATGAAATATCGCACGGCGTCCGATCCCACTTCGTCGAGAAGCTGCCTGAGGGTGACGAATTGCCCCGCCCTGGTGGACATGGAGATCGGTTTTCCCCCACGGACCAGGCTGACCAGCTGCACGAGGATCATTACCAGATCCCCTTCGTTTCGCCCCAGGGCCCGTATCGCCGCCTGCATCCTGACGACGTATCCGTGGTGATCCGCCCCCCAGATATTGATCACGCGGTCAAAGCCCCGATCGTATTTGTTTTGATGATAGGCGATATCCGAAGCGAGATAGGTCTTTTCGCCGTCGCTTTTGATGACCACCCGATCCTTGTCGTCCCCGTAGTCGATGGTGTTAAACCAGAGGGCTCCCTCTTTCTCGAACACGAGCCCCCGGCGGGTAAACTCCTCAATATACGCATCCACCTGGCTTGTGCCGTCCGCCTCGCATTCATAGAGGCTCTTTTCCGAAAACCAGACGTCGTACTCGATGCCGAAGTCCGAGAGGTCCTGTTTTATACCGGAAAGGATATTCTGAGAGGCGAAGTTGGTGAAAAAGGGTATCGCTTCTTCCTCCGGCATCTGAAGAAAACGCTCCCCCTGTTCCGATGCGATTTTTTGGGCGATCTCCCCGATGTATTCCCCCTGATAATAGGTATCGAGATAGACAAAATCTTTGCCGAAATGTTCCCGGTACCGGGCGTAGACGCTTTTCCCCAGGGTTTCCATCTGGACGCCGGCGTCGTTGATATAGTATTCCCGTTGGACGTCGAAGCCTGCGGCTTCCAGGACGGCGGCCAGGGAGTCTCCCACCGCCGCTCCCCTGGCATGGCCCACATGCAGGGGTCCTGTGGGATTGGCGCTGACGAATTCCACCTGCACACGCACGCCGCGGCCCATATCCGAGTCGCCGAAGGTTTCCCCCTCGGCGATGGCGTTGGCGAGGCGTCGGTGCCAGAAGGAATCTTTCAGGGAAAAGTTGATAAACCCGGGGCCCGCCACCTCCATTTTTTCGATGAAGTCTGCGGCCTCATTGACGCTCGCGACGATTCGCTCGGCCACCTGCCGGGGATTCTTCTTCTCCGCCGATGCCAATACCAGGGCGATGTTCGAGGCGAAATCGCCGTGAGTCGAGTCCTTTGGGACCTCGATTTGAGGTTCGATGGTGGAATCGGAGTACGTATATGTGGGAAGGAAACCCTCGTCCGCCAACGCGGACAAGGATTTCCGTAAAATGTCCGTCAGTTGTTCTTTAACCAAGATGTGAGCACCCCTTCGTGAGCCTGCTACCACTTCCAGTATTTGTCCTTCTTCTTTTCCTGAAGATCTTCCGCGATCACGCTCTCGACCTCTTCGATCGGCTCATCTTTAATGGAGAGGTCTTTGGTGAAATCTGTGCAGTACAGCACACCGGTTCCGCTGGAGGAACTGGAGAACTTTTTCTTGCAGTTTCTTCTCCAGGCACACACCGCGCAGAGCTTTTTTTCTAACGTCATAGGACATCACCCGTATCTAGTAATGGAATGAAAAAATAGATTCCATCCCTTCACGACCCCGGAGGATTGGAATCAGGAATCACGGACACAACAGTTATGTAGTGGTAATAATGTATAATGCCTTTTTTATGAATCACATTCCGAGTAGACGTCGGGGCGTCGGTCATTGAAATACGGCCACATGGCCCGTGTCTTGTGTACGTCCTCCAGGTCAATGTCAAACAGTGATACCGAGTCGTTCATGCCCGCCGGCTCGCTGAGGAGCTCTCCACTGGGATTGACACAGAAGGTCTCTCCGTAAAAATCCTGCACCTTTTCGCTGCCGGTCCTGTTGATCCGCAGGGCGAAGAGACCATTCACAATGGCGTTTGCGCTGATGGCCGTCTGCCACCGCTCGTGGGTCCTCATCGCCGCCGCCGTGGGGCAGACGATCAACTCGGCCCCCTTCAATCCCAGGATCCTGCTCCCCTCGGGGAAGTAGTTATCCCAGCATATCTGCACACCCAGGGTTAGATAGTGCGTGGTAAAGACAGGAAATCCCCTGTCTCCCGGAGTAAAGTAGTCCTTTTCGTACCAAAGCGGGAGTCGGGGCAGGTGTACCTTCCGGTAGGTTCCCAAGAGGGAGCCGTCGGCGTC comes from Candidatus Zymogenaceae bacterium and encodes:
- a CDS encoding carbon-nitrogen hydrolase family protein; the protein is MGGSTILKIAGIQFAAVEDKEKNVKKAMKFADVAVESGAKLISFAELFTTHWFAHEENVDPSRAVPFAEPIPGPTTEEFSALAKKKGVVMVLPIAELEDDRVYNSAAVIDADGSLLGTYRKVHLPRLPLWYEKDYFTPGDRGFPVFTTHYLTLGVQICWDNYFPEGSRILGLKGAELIVCPTAAAMRTHERWQTAISANAIVNGLFALRINRTGSEKVQDFYGETFCVNPSGELLSEPAGMNDSVSLFDIDLEDVHKTRAMWPYFNDRRPDVYSECDS
- a CDS encoding arginine--tRNA ligase, which translates into the protein MVKEQLTDILRKSLSALADEGFLPTYTYSDSTIEPQIEVPKDSTHGDFASNIALVLASAEKKNPRQVAERIVASVNEAADFIEKMEVAGPGFINFSLKDSFWHRRLANAIAEGETFGDSDMGRGVRVQVEFVSANPTGPLHVGHARGAAVGDSLAAVLEAAGFDVQREYYINDAGVQMETLGKSVYARYREHFGKDFVYLDTYYQGEYIGEIAQKIASEQGERFLQMPEEEAIPFFTNFASQNILSGIKQDLSDFGIEYDVWFSEKSLYECEADGTSQVDAYIEEFTRRGLVFEKEGALWFNTIDYGDDKDRVVIKSDGEKTYLASDIAYHQNKYDRGFDRVINIWGADHHGYVVRMQAAIRALGRNEGDLVMILVQLVSLVRGGKPISMSTRAGQFVTLRQLLDEVGSDAVRYFMLMRSYDAHFDFDLDLATTRSQENPVFYVQYSHARICSILRQANEQDISTDECSDDDLARLVLPEEIALIKKILYFPDLVEEAARDLAPHKITFFLFDLASLFHSYYNHHRVITENLPLTRGRLALGGMIKTVVARGLGLLGISAPEKM
- a CDS encoding 4Fe-4S binding protein: MPKVIIDAELCKGCGLCTDACPRSLIAIGKKTNSQGYFTAQYIDNSSECTGCALCAQMCPDIAIEVFK